A region from the Nostoc sp. HK-01 genome encodes:
- the nifU gene encoding nitrogen fixation protein NifU, with protein MWDYTDKVLELFYDPKNQGTIEETGESGVKVATGEVGSISCGDALRLHLKVEVESDKILDARFQTFGCTSAIASSSALTEMVKGLTLDEALKVSNKDIANYLGGLPEAKMHCSVMGQEALEAAIYNYRGIPLAAHDDDDEGVLICSCFGITDTKIRRVVKENNLTTAEQVTNYVKAGGGCGSCLTKIDDIIKDVEQEVATTSKNANNGIKTTEILNSGQIATATRPLTNVQKIALIQKVLDEEVRPVLIADGGDVELYDIEGNTVKVILKGACDSCPSSTATLKIAIESRLRDRISKDIVVQAVEP; from the coding sequence ATGTGGGACTACACAGATAAAGTATTAGAACTGTTTTACGATCCCAAGAATCAGGGAACGATTGAAGAAACGGGCGAATCTGGAGTTAAGGTTGCAACGGGAGAAGTCGGAAGCATTTCTTGCGGAGATGCTCTGAGACTCCACCTGAAAGTAGAAGTGGAATCTGATAAGATTCTCGATGCACGCTTTCAAACCTTTGGCTGTACCAGTGCGATCGCTTCTTCTAGTGCATTGACCGAAATGGTTAAGGGTTTGACTTTAGATGAAGCTCTGAAGGTATCTAACAAAGATATTGCCAATTACCTCGGCGGTTTACCCGAAGCCAAAATGCACTGCTCAGTTATGGGTCAAGAAGCCCTAGAAGCCGCAATCTATAACTATCGTGGCATTCCACTGGCTGCCCATGACGATGATGACGAAGGCGTTTTAATTTGCTCCTGCTTTGGTATTACTGATACAAAAATTCGCCGCGTAGTGAAAGAAAATAACCTTACTACTGCGGAGCAGGTAACAAATTATGTCAAAGCTGGTGGCGGATGCGGTTCCTGTTTAACAAAAATTGATGATATTATTAAAGATGTAGAGCAGGAAGTTGCCACAACCAGTAAAAACGCAAATAACGGCATAAAAACTACAGAAATTCTCAATTCTGGTCAAATAGCCACAGCCACAAGACCACTGACCAACGTCCAAAAGATTGCCTTAATTCAAAAAGTTCTCGACGAAGAAGTAAGACCCGTCCTCATTGCTGACGGTGGAGATGTAGAACTGTACGACATAGAAGGAAATACAGTTAAAGTCATCCTCAAAGGTGCTTGTGATTCTTGTCCCAGCAGCACTGCCACCTTAAAGATAGCGATTGAATCGAGACTGCGCGATCGCATCAGTAAAGACATAGTAGTACAAGCAGTTGAGCCATAG
- the nifS gene encoding nitrogenase cofactor synthesis protein NifS encodes MSVIYLDNNATTKVDPQVLEAMMPYLTEYYANPSSMHTFGGQLAKAVKTAREQLAALLGADESEIVFTSCGTEGDNAAIRAALLAQPEKRHIITTQVEHPAVLNVCKQLETQGYSVTYLSVNSQGQLDLDELEASLTGNTALVSIMYANNETGTIFPIEQIGLRVKERGALFHVDAVQAVGKIPLNMKTSTIDMLTMSGHKIHAPKGIGALYVRRGVRFRPLLIGGHQERGRRAGTENVPGIVGLGKAAELELLHLEEATTRERKLRDRLEQTLLAKIPDCEVNGDPKNRLPNTTNIGFKYIEGEAILLLLNKYGICASSGSACTSGSLEPSHVLRAMGLPYTTLHGSIRFSLCRYTTDAEIDRVIEVMPEIVERLRALSPFKNDDAGWLQSQEQTLAHR; translated from the coding sequence ATGAGCGTCATTTATCTAGATAATAATGCGACTACTAAGGTAGACCCACAGGTTTTAGAGGCAATGATGCCCTACTTAACCGAATATTACGCCAACCCCTCAAGTATGCACACCTTTGGCGGGCAACTGGCTAAAGCAGTGAAAACAGCCAGGGAACAACTAGCCGCCCTCTTAGGTGCAGATGAATCAGAAATTGTTTTTACTAGTTGTGGAACCGAGGGAGATAACGCAGCCATTCGCGCCGCTTTGTTAGCCCAGCCAGAAAAACGCCACATCATCACTACCCAAGTAGAACATCCGGCGGTACTGAATGTCTGCAAACAACTAGAAACCCAAGGTTACAGTGTTACTTATCTTTCGGTAAATAGTCAGGGGCAGTTGGATCTAGATGAGCTAGAAGCCTCACTGACTGGGAACACTGCCTTGGTAAGCATCATGTATGCTAACAACGAGACAGGTACGATTTTCCCGATTGAGCAGATTGGATTACGCGTCAAAGAACGTGGCGCACTGTTCCACGTAGATGCAGTGCAAGCAGTGGGTAAGATTCCCCTGAACATGAAGACCAGCACAATAGATATGTTAACTATGTCTGGTCATAAAATTCACGCACCCAAAGGTATTGGCGCGTTGTATGTGCGCCGGGGCGTGAGATTCCGTCCCCTGTTGATAGGTGGACATCAAGAACGCGGTCGCCGCGCGGGTACAGAGAATGTTCCTGGTATCGTTGGTTTAGGGAAAGCAGCCGAATTAGAATTGCTGCATTTAGAAGAAGCAACCACCAGAGAAAGAAAGTTGCGCGATCGCCTGGAACAAACTCTCCTCGCAAAAATCCCTGATTGTGAAGTTAACGGCGATCCCAAAAATAGATTGCCCAACACCACCAACATCGGTTTTAAATATATTGAAGGTGAAGCAATCCTGCTTTTGTTAAATAAATACGGTATCTGTGCCTCATCTGGTTCCGCTTGCACCTCCGGTTCACTCGAACCATCCCACGTTCTCCGGGCAATGGGTTTACCATACACCACCTTACATGGTTCCATTCGCTTCAGTCTTTGTCGCTACACCACCGACGCTGAAATTGATCGCGTCATTGAAGTTATGCCCGAAATTGTAGAACGTCTGCGCGCTCTGTCGCCATTCAAAAACGACGACGCAGGTTGGTTGCAATCCCAAGAACAAACACTGGCACATCGATAA
- a CDS encoding globin GlbN, which yields MSATLYDKLGGQPTIEKIVDDLHKRILADNTLKPFFANTDMAKQRAHQVAFFSLIFEGPKQYTGRPMDKTHTGMSLQEPHFDAIAKHLTEAMAVGGASAEDTKAALDRVSSLKGAILNK from the coding sequence ATGAGTGCAACATTGTATGACAAACTTGGCGGCCAACCAACTATTGAGAAAATAGTTGATGACTTACACAAACGCATCTTGGCAGACAACACCCTCAAACCATTTTTCGCTAACACAGATATGGCGAAACAACGGGCGCATCAAGTTGCTTTCTTCTCTCTAATTTTTGAAGGGCCAAAGCAATACACTGGTCGCCCAATGGACAAAACCCACACAGGTATGAGTCTACAGGAACCACACTTTGATGCGATCGCCAAGCACCTAACTGAGGCTATGGCTGTAGGTGGAGCATCAGCAGAAGATACCAAGGCGGCATTAGATCGCGTTTCCAGCTTGAAGGGAGCTATTTTGAACAAGTAA
- the xisF_1 gene encoding fdxN element site-specific recombinase XisF, whose amino-acid sequence MESWGYARVSGEEQQTDKGALRKQIERLRGAGCSKVYWDIQSRTTEVREGLQQLINDLKTSPKGKVKSLQFTRIDRIGSSSRLFYSLLEVLRSKGIKLIALDQGVDPDSLGGELTIDMLLAAAKFEVRMVTERLKSERRHRVNQGKSHRVAPLGYSINKDKYICDRSPCVCLLEGRKELTVSDVAKYIFNTFFECGSVAATVRKLHADFGIETKAFDLHKPETSSRIVGDDDLDKIVFTPHKTNHPLRYPWSGLRWSIAGLKALLVNPVYAGGLPYDTYVKSKGKRKNFDEWKVKWGTHDDEAIITYKEHEQVKQIIRENRNNRWASGEDNEVNPFSNLIKCAHCGGSMTRHAKRVNKNGEAIYYFQCRLYKAGNCSNKNMISSKILDIQVVDFLAKEAERLANLVDTDEQVPVEEPPEVKTLRASLNTLETLPPSSAIEQIKNDLKEQIAIALGTTHNVAKESLIAKERIIQAFSNKSYWLGLQAQDKRLILNGCVKKIFVDGHFITAIEYRY is encoded by the coding sequence ATGGAAAGTTGGGGTTATGCCAGAGTCAGTGGTGAAGAACAGCAAACAGATAAAGGTGCGTTGCGTAAACAAATAGAACGCTTGCGTGGTGCAGGATGTTCCAAAGTATATTGGGATATTCAGTCACGGACAACGGAAGTCAGGGAAGGTCTGCAACAATTAATTAATGATTTGAAGACATCGCCCAAGGGTAAAGTTAAATCTCTGCAATTTACCCGAATTGACCGGATTGGTTCATCATCGCGGTTGTTTTATTCATTGTTGGAGGTGTTGCGTTCTAAGGGAATTAAACTGATAGCCTTAGACCAAGGAGTAGACCCTGACAGCCTTGGCGGAGAATTAACCATAGATATGTTGTTGGCGGCTGCCAAATTTGAGGTACGAATGGTGACAGAGAGATTAAAAAGTGAACGTCGTCATCGGGTGAACCAAGGCAAAAGTCACCGAGTTGCCCCATTAGGATATAGTATAAACAAAGATAAATATATCTGCGATCGCTCTCCATGCGTTTGCTTATTGGAAGGACGCAAAGAATTAACTGTATCTGATGTGGCAAAGTATATTTTCAATACTTTTTTTGAGTGTGGTTCAGTGGCGGCGACTGTGCGGAAGTTGCACGCAGATTTCGGTATAGAAACAAAAGCTTTTGATTTGCACAAGCCAGAAACATCTTCACGCATTGTTGGTGATGATGACTTAGATAAAATTGTATTTACACCACATAAAACGAACCATCCCTTGCGTTATCCCTGGTCTGGGTTAAGATGGTCGATCGCAGGTTTAAAAGCATTATTAGTAAACCCTGTTTACGCTGGTGGTTTGCCTTATGATACTTACGTTAAGTCAAAGGGAAAACGCAAAAACTTTGACGAGTGGAAGGTCAAATGGGGAACTCATGATGATGAGGCAATCATCACCTACAAAGAACACGAACAAGTAAAACAGATTATCAGAGAAAATCGCAATAACCGATGGGCTTCTGGAGAAGATAACGAAGTAAACCCATTTTCTAATTTAATTAAGTGCGCTCATTGCGGTGGTTCGATGACGCGCCATGCAAAACGGGTAAATAAGAATGGGGAAGCTATCTATTATTTTCAGTGCCGTCTGTATAAAGCTGGTAACTGTAGCAATAAAAATATGATTTCATCCAAAATATTAGATATCCAAGTAGTGGATTTTTTAGCTAAAGAAGCCGAAAGGTTAGCGAACTTGGTTGATACAGATGAGCAAGTTCCTGTAGAGGAACCCCCAGAAGTAAAAACGCTGCGTGCATCTTTGAATACATTGGAAACCTTACCACCAAGTTCAGCAATTGAACAAATCAAAAATGACCTCAAAGAACAAATTGCGATCGCGCTTGGAACAACACATAATGTAGCCAAAGAATCCCTAATTGCTAAGGAACGAATTATACAGGCTTTTTCTAATAAAAGTTATTGGTTAGGATTGCAAGCTCAAGATAAACGATTAATACTCAATGGCTGTGTAAAAAAAATATTTGTAGATGGCCACTTCATTACAGCCATTGAGTATCGTTATTAA